One Paraburkholderia sp. PREW-6R genomic region harbors:
- a CDS encoding amidase family protein — protein sequence MSDEMAIDAHTRTSIPVRNPILALTASALSHAYRAGELSPVEVTEAALSQIAEFDPQLHAFCETRADAARVSAREAEARWLSGAPLSPLDGVPVSIKDHIDVMGFLAPNRGGPARQEESSFDSPCAARLREAGAVMLGKTTMPELSVVPVTQTAAWGITRNPVDLAHSPGGSSGGAAAAVAAGMGAIAIGSDGGGSIRLPASFTGTFGHKPTFGIVPYYPGQTDRTVAGPIARSCEDLALAMDVIARPDGRDWTEQSRADVRYADALRAPLPRLRIGFSASFGFQKPDAEVLACVMRALGAFDTLGLEVETFERLCDDPFMTYMRQATLRLRGRSASYRGPEAVGSVLRLADTWSADDNQRMIDARAKLAEDFFGAFQRFDVIVSPSAPFTAPRVGDFYPDGVITSEANRNLIGYAAPFNLVHLPAISIPCGRVNGLPVGLQLGGPRYSDAQLLQLAHRLSEVLCTVS from the coding sequence ATGAGTGACGAGATGGCCATCGATGCGCACACGCGCACGTCAATACCCGTTAGGAATCCGATTCTTGCGCTGACGGCGAGTGCGCTGTCGCACGCGTACCGTGCAGGCGAACTGTCGCCGGTCGAAGTGACCGAGGCGGCGCTCTCGCAGATCGCAGAATTCGATCCGCAACTGCATGCGTTCTGCGAAACCCGCGCGGATGCGGCGCGCGTCAGTGCACGCGAGGCAGAGGCACGCTGGCTATCCGGCGCGCCGTTGTCACCGCTCGATGGCGTGCCGGTATCGATCAAGGATCATATCGACGTGATGGGTTTTCTCGCGCCGAATCGGGGCGGACCGGCGCGTCAGGAGGAGTCGTCGTTCGACAGTCCGTGCGCGGCGCGTCTGCGCGAAGCCGGCGCGGTGATGCTCGGCAAGACGACGATGCCGGAGCTGAGCGTCGTGCCGGTCACGCAGACGGCCGCGTGGGGCATCACGCGCAATCCGGTCGACCTCGCGCACAGTCCGGGCGGATCGAGCGGCGGCGCGGCGGCGGCGGTGGCCGCGGGCATGGGTGCGATCGCCATCGGAAGCGATGGCGGCGGCTCGATCCGTCTGCCGGCCTCGTTCACCGGAACGTTCGGGCACAAGCCGACGTTTGGTATCGTGCCCTATTACCCGGGGCAAACGGATCGGACGGTTGCCGGTCCGATCGCCCGATCGTGCGAAGACCTTGCGCTGGCGATGGATGTGATTGCGCGCCCCGATGGGCGCGACTGGACGGAACAAAGTCGCGCCGATGTCCGCTATGCCGACGCATTGCGTGCGCCTTTGCCGCGTCTGCGAATCGGCTTTAGCGCGAGCTTCGGGTTTCAGAAGCCCGATGCCGAGGTGCTGGCCTGCGTGATGCGCGCATTGGGCGCGTTCGACACGCTCGGTCTCGAGGTCGAGACGTTTGAGCGCCTGTGCGACGACCCATTCATGACGTATATGCGCCAGGCGACCTTACGTCTGCGTGGCAGGAGCGCAAGCTATCGCGGCCCCGAAGCCGTGGGTTCCGTGTTGCGTCTGGCCGATACATGGAGCGCCGACGACAACCAGCGCATGATCGATGCGCGCGCCAAACTCGCCGAGGATTTCTTCGGGGCGTTCCAGCGCTTCGACGTCATCGTGTCGCCGAGCGCACCGTTCACCGCGCCGCGCGTAGGCGATTTCTATCCGGATGGCGTGATCACCTCGGAAGCGAACCGCAATCTGATCGGCTATGCCGCGCCGTTCAATCTCGTGCATCTGCCGGCGATCTCGATTCCATGCGGGCGGGTGAACGGGCTGCCGGTCGGTTTGCAACTCGGCGGGCCGCGATACTCGGATGCGCAGCTGCTGCAACTGGCGCATCGACTGAGTGAAGTGTTGTGTACGGTTAGCTAG
- a CDS encoding ABC transporter permease, translating into MPAPIHAPIGGLSRAQEGRASYHQAQRRASVQALLLALPLIVFLVSTFIAPIAMLLARSVQNREVADSMPAFAQALNAWDGQGVPGERTFALLASGLKQAQESGQLGAVARRLNFAQPEFRSLLMRTARNIQDDAPKAWKPALIGIDERWNSPEVWRLFKRAAESPTPDYLLAAMDAQVTPQGAIASMPADASVYREAFARTISISATVTLICLVLGYPVAWLLASLPAKTGNRLMLFVIVPFWTSLLVRTTAWYVLLQPGGVVNSVLSGLGLATHPVPLIFNRTGVLIGMTHVLLPYMILAIYSVMKGVSPVYVRAAMSLGAHPFTAFVRIYMPQTLPGVGAGCFLVFVLALGYYITPALLGGAGDEMISQLIAMQTNTQLNWGLAGALSAYLVIFTAVFYFLFNRIVGIDRLRFG; encoded by the coding sequence ATGCCTGCACCGATCCACGCACCCATCGGCGGTCTTTCCCGGGCCCAGGAGGGCCGCGCGTCCTATCACCAGGCGCAGCGGCGCGCGTCGGTGCAGGCACTTCTGCTCGCATTACCGCTTATTGTGTTTCTGGTCTCCACGTTTATCGCGCCCATTGCGATGCTGCTTGCACGCAGCGTGCAGAACCGCGAGGTCGCCGACAGCATGCCCGCGTTCGCGCAAGCCTTGAATGCGTGGGACGGGCAAGGTGTTCCCGGCGAACGTACGTTCGCGCTGCTTGCATCGGGGCTGAAACAGGCCCAGGAAAGCGGCCAGTTGGGAGCGGTTGCGCGCCGTCTGAACTTCGCGCAGCCGGAGTTTCGCAGCCTGCTGATGCGCACGGCGCGCAATATTCAGGATGACGCACCGAAAGCGTGGAAGCCCGCGTTGATCGGTATCGATGAGCGATGGAACTCGCCCGAGGTGTGGCGCCTGTTCAAGCGCGCGGCCGAGTCGCCGACGCCCGACTATCTGCTTGCCGCGATGGACGCGCAGGTCACGCCGCAAGGGGCCATTGCGTCGATGCCCGCCGATGCGTCGGTCTATCGCGAAGCATTCGCCAGGACCATTTCGATTAGCGCGACCGTGACGCTGATTTGCCTCGTGCTCGGTTATCCCGTTGCATGGCTGCTCGCCAGTTTGCCCGCGAAAACCGGCAACCGTCTGATGCTGTTCGTGATCGTGCCGTTCTGGACATCGCTGCTCGTGCGTACGACCGCGTGGTACGTTCTGCTGCAACCGGGCGGTGTCGTCAACAGCGTGCTCTCGGGGCTGGGTCTTGCCACCCATCCTGTACCGCTGATTTTCAATCGTACGGGTGTGTTGATCGGCATGACACATGTGCTCTTGCCTTACATGATTCTGGCGATCTACTCGGTCATGAAAGGCGTTTCGCCCGTCTACGTGCGTGCGGCGATGTCGCTCGGCGCGCATCCGTTCACGGCCTTCGTGCGCATTTATATGCCGCAGACGCTGCCTGGCGTCGGTGCGGGATGTTTTCTCGTGTTCGTGCTGGCGCTTGGCTACTACATCACGCCTGCGCTGCTCGGCGGCGCAGGCGACGAGATGATCAGCCAGCTCATCGCGATGCAAACGAATACGCAGCTCAACTGGGGACTTGCGGGCGCACTGTCGGCGTACCTCGTGATCTTCACGGCGGTCTTCTACTTCCTGTTCAACCGCATTGTCGGCATCGACCGGCTGCGCTTCGGTTGA
- a CDS encoding ABC transporter ATP-binding protein, translating into MSNPSFISFSGVSKSYDGVNFVVDDLNLDVRKGEFLSLLGPSGSGKTTTLMMLAGFESPTQGEIRLDGKRLDDKPPHQRDIGMVFQNYALFPHLTIAENVAFPLSVRRVSRAEQKTRVKRALDMIELPHLANRRPAQLSGGQQQRVALARALVFEPSVVLMDEPLGALDKRLRETMQYEIMRLHRELSLTIVYVTHDQAEALTMSNRVAVFSDGRIQQAATPSELYENAQNAFVANFVGENNGLTGRVVSCDERWATFALTDGSTIRGRCEAGLRIGDEAMLALRPERAHLPGAEGLQPDERDNVVHARVEELVYCGDHHRVHLTLGSRDSIVVKVPNTQRHALPSAGDTVQVTWRHDDCKILAISAQPRPPAINTFAPPSPSLITTAPAGAN; encoded by the coding sequence ATGTCTAATCCTTCCTTCATCTCGTTCTCGGGCGTGAGCAAGTCGTATGACGGCGTGAACTTTGTCGTCGACGATCTGAACCTCGATGTGCGCAAGGGAGAGTTCCTGTCGCTGCTCGGACCTTCGGGATCAGGCAAGACGACCACGCTGATGATGCTGGCGGGATTCGAATCGCCGACACAAGGCGAGATCCGGCTCGACGGCAAGCGGCTCGATGACAAGCCGCCGCACCAGCGTGACATCGGCATGGTATTCCAGAACTATGCGTTGTTTCCGCATCTGACCATTGCGGAGAATGTCGCGTTTCCGCTGTCGGTCAGACGCGTGAGTCGCGCCGAACAGAAGACGCGCGTCAAGCGTGCGCTCGACATGATCGAGTTGCCGCATCTGGCCAATCGCCGTCCCGCTCAACTCTCCGGCGGACAGCAGCAACGCGTCGCGCTCGCACGCGCACTCGTGTTCGAACCGAGTGTCGTCCTGATGGACGAACCGCTCGGCGCACTCGACAAGCGCCTGCGTGAAACGATGCAATACGAAATCATGCGGCTGCATCGCGAGCTGTCTCTGACGATTGTCTACGTGACGCACGATCAGGCCGAAGCGTTAACCATGTCGAACCGCGTCGCCGTGTTCTCCGATGGCCGCATACAGCAGGCGGCCACGCCGAGCGAGCTTTATGAAAACGCCCAGAACGCTTTTGTCGCGAACTTCGTCGGCGAAAACAACGGGCTGACCGGCCGCGTCGTGAGTTGCGACGAGCGGTGGGCGACGTTCGCGCTGACGGACGGCAGCACCATTCGCGGCCGGTGCGAAGCGGGCTTGCGCATTGGCGACGAAGCCATGCTCGCGCTACGCCCCGAGCGTGCGCACCTGCCGGGCGCAGAAGGTCTGCAACCCGATGAACGCGATAACGTCGTGCACGCGCGCGTGGAAGAGTTGGTGTATTGCGGCGATCACCACCGTGTGCATCTGACGCTCGGCTCGCGCGATTCAATTGTCGTCAAAGTGCCCAACACCCAGCGTCATGCGCTGCCCTCTGCGGGCGACACCGTCCAGGTCACCTGGCGTCATGACGACTGCAAGATTCTCGCGATCAGCGCGCAGCCCCGCCCGCCCGCGATCAATACCTTCGCCCCACCCTCACCTTCTCTCATCACGACCGCACCTGCAGGAGCCAACTGA
- a CDS encoding ABC transporter ATP-binding protein, translating into MANDTSALLTLHDIGVRFGGLPALDGVSFNIPRGAIKGLIGPNGAGKSTLFNTISGNTAPTSGTIHFDGARIDTVPMARRAQRGIARTFQNLQLFGQQTVLENVMVGCHPRTHAGLVASILRTPAQRREERAIYDESMAALDTFGLADRAHRLAGTLSFGEAKIVEIARAIVSRPMLMLLDEPVAGVPHGEVEQVIAAIDNVNRAGVTLLLVEHNLGFVMSLCDELVVLDHGCLIADGEAEAVVRDPAVLTAYLGEELADA; encoded by the coding sequence ATGGCGAATGACACGTCCGCCTTGCTGACACTGCACGACATCGGCGTGCGGTTCGGCGGGCTCCCCGCGCTCGACGGTGTGTCGTTCAACATACCGCGCGGCGCCATCAAGGGGCTGATCGGTCCGAACGGCGCAGGCAAGTCGACGCTTTTCAATACGATCTCGGGCAACACGGCCCCGACCAGTGGCACGATCCATTTCGATGGCGCGCGCATCGACACGGTGCCGATGGCGCGCCGCGCGCAACGCGGCATCGCCCGTACGTTCCAGAACCTGCAGCTGTTCGGTCAGCAGACCGTGCTCGAAAACGTGATGGTCGGCTGTCATCCACGCACGCACGCCGGGCTTGTCGCGTCGATCCTGCGCACTCCGGCGCAACGTCGCGAGGAACGCGCGATCTACGATGAATCGATGGCCGCGCTCGACACCTTCGGTCTCGCGGATCGTGCACATCGTCTGGCGGGTACGCTCAGTTTCGGCGAAGCGAAGATTGTTGAAATCGCACGCGCGATAGTGAGCCGGCCCATGCTGATGCTGCTCGACGAACCGGTCGCGGGCGTGCCGCACGGCGAAGTCGAACAGGTGATCGCTGCGATCGACAACGTGAACCGTGCGGGCGTCACGCTGCTGCTGGTCGAACACAACCTCGGCTTCGTGATGTCGCTGTGCGACGAACTCGTCGTGCTCGATCACGGCTGCCTGATTGCCGATGGGGAGGCCGAAGCAGTCGTGCGCGATCCGGCGGTGCTGACCGCCTATCTCGGCGAGGAGCTGGCCGATGCTTGA
- a CDS encoding ABC transporter permease encodes MQDKRNTVLTERVAARWVRVHTALVLFFLIAPILAIIPLSFNSGSYFSYPMQGFSLRWYEQALTSADWQRALLNSVGIGAASTLIATCLGTLAALGLSRSQFPLRSVIMPIIISPMIVPIVVVAAGFYLIFAPLGLVNSYAGVVLAHAALGTPFVVITVTASMLSFDQSLLRAASGLGANPWTAFRRVTLPLITPAVATGSVFAFATSFDEIIVILFIGGPDQKTVPRQMWSGIRDSIDPSILAVATMLIVFAVLLFVSINWLRARVPAANGALN; translated from the coding sequence ATGCAAGACAAACGCAACACAGTGCTGACGGAACGCGTCGCTGCACGCTGGGTTCGCGTGCACACGGCGCTCGTGCTGTTTTTCCTGATTGCACCTATTCTCGCGATCATTCCGCTGTCGTTCAACTCAGGCTCGTATTTCTCTTATCCGATGCAGGGCTTTTCGTTGCGATGGTACGAGCAGGCACTGACCAGCGCGGACTGGCAGCGCGCGTTGCTGAACAGCGTGGGCATCGGCGCGGCATCGACCTTGATCGCGACCTGTCTCGGCACGCTCGCCGCACTCGGATTGTCCCGCTCCCAGTTCCCGCTGCGCTCGGTCATCATGCCCATCATCATTTCTCCGATGATCGTGCCGATCGTCGTCGTGGCGGCGGGCTTCTACCTGATCTTCGCACCGCTCGGACTGGTGAACTCGTACGCAGGCGTCGTGCTTGCGCATGCGGCGCTCGGCACGCCATTCGTCGTGATCACCGTGACAGCGTCGATGTTGTCGTTCGATCAAAGCCTGTTGCGCGCCGCATCCGGTCTTGGGGCCAACCCTTGGACTGCGTTCCGTCGCGTGACCCTGCCGCTTATCACGCCAGCTGTCGCAACGGGCAGCGTGTTTGCGTTCGCAACTTCGTTCGATGAAATCATCGTGATCCTCTTCATCGGCGGCCCGGATCAGAAGACCGTGCCCCGCCAGATGTGGAGCGGCATTCGCGACTCCATCGATCCTTCCATTCTCGCGGTTGCGACCATGCTGATCGTGTTCGCGGTCTTGCTGTTCGTCAGCATTAACTGGTTGCGGGCGCGAGTGCCGGCGGCAAACGGGGCGTTGAACTGA
- a CDS encoding branched-chain amino acid ABC transporter permease, producing MTSVDKALPREALPPATRETPGRAVPTYRQPRALIAVWIVLALVPFVSPNSYVTGLVVTLLLNVMLLAGLNLVSGYTGQISLCHAGFYGLGAYASGVLSVRLGTPPLVDLLAAVGVGVLVALVVGMPTFRLRGHYLAMATLGLNAIVSVLFVELVDLTGGPNGLSGIEPMSIAGFAFDTDRSFYWLCCAITFAAMWAIYNLIHSRIGRAMVSLGNSETGAQASGVDTQRTKLVAFALSAGLAAAVGSLYGHYAGFISPESFSVSVSILLMVMVAVGGKGRFFGPLFGALVYTVVPEALRAIPDAELLIFGVAMVVVLTAFPAGIAGAGERVARRVFRVAGRDPKQGRTHGE from the coding sequence ATGACGTCCGTCGATAAAGCGTTGCCACGCGAGGCGCTTCCACCCGCCACCCGCGAGACGCCCGGTCGGGCCGTGCCGACCTACCGCCAGCCGCGCGCGCTGATCGCCGTATGGATCGTGCTCGCGCTCGTGCCGTTCGTCTCGCCGAACAGCTATGTGACCGGTCTCGTCGTGACCTTGCTGCTCAACGTAATGCTGCTCGCGGGTCTGAATCTCGTCTCGGGTTATACCGGCCAGATTTCGCTGTGTCATGCGGGTTTTTACGGCCTCGGTGCGTATGCGAGCGGCGTGCTGTCGGTCCGCCTGGGTACGCCGCCACTCGTCGATCTGCTCGCAGCGGTGGGAGTTGGCGTACTGGTCGCGCTGGTCGTCGGCATGCCGACGTTTCGTCTCAGGGGCCACTACCTGGCGATGGCGACACTCGGGCTGAACGCGATCGTTTCGGTGCTGTTCGTCGAGCTGGTCGATCTGACGGGCGGTCCGAACGGACTGTCTGGCATCGAACCAATGTCGATTGCCGGCTTCGCATTCGATACCGACCGGTCGTTTTACTGGCTGTGCTGCGCAATCACCTTCGCGGCGATGTGGGCCATCTACAACCTGATCCATTCGCGCATAGGCCGTGCGATGGTGAGCCTTGGCAACAGCGAAACCGGTGCACAGGCGAGCGGGGTCGACACGCAGCGCACGAAGCTGGTGGCCTTCGCGCTGTCGGCCGGGCTGGCGGCGGCTGTCGGATCGCTATATGGCCACTATGCGGGCTTTATTTCACCTGAATCGTTTTCGGTGTCGGTGTCGATCCTGTTGATGGTGATGGTCGCCGTCGGCGGCAAGGGACGTTTCTTCGGGCCGCTGTTCGGCGCGCTCGTCTATACGGTCGTGCCCGAAGCGCTGCGCGCGATTCCCGATGCCGAACTGCTGATCTTCGGTGTCGCGATGGTAGTCGTGCTGACGGCTTTTCCAGCAGGCATCGCTGGCGCGGGCGAGCGCGTGGCGCGGCGTGTCTTCCGTGTTGCGGGGCGTGACCCGAAGCAGGGGAGGACGCATGGCGAATGA
- a CDS encoding RidA family protein, with amino-acid sequence MTVVKLNPDTVPAPTGPYSHGVSTRSTGRTLYIAGQVGVAPDGTLADGFAAQATQCWLNLVAILAADGMTVHDLVKVNTYVTDVSTVAQLGPVREQFLDGARPASTLTVSPALVRADWLIEIEAIAFKAQ; translated from the coding sequence ATGACTGTCGTGAAACTCAATCCCGATACCGTGCCTGCGCCGACCGGCCCTTATAGCCATGGCGTGTCCACACGCAGCACGGGCCGCACGCTCTATATCGCGGGGCAGGTCGGCGTGGCGCCGGATGGCACGCTGGCCGACGGTTTCGCCGCGCAGGCCACGCAATGCTGGCTCAATCTCGTCGCCATTCTCGCAGCCGATGGCATGACGGTGCACGACCTCGTGAAGGTGAACACCTACGTCACCGACGTGTCGACTGTCGCGCAACTCGGTCCCGTGCGCGAGCAGTTTCTCGATGGTGCAAGGCCTGCTTCGACGCTGACGGTGTCGCCCGCGCTCGTGCGTGCGGACTGGCTGATCGAAATCGAGGCGATCGCCTTCAAGGCGCAATAG
- a CDS encoding ABC transporter substrate-binding protein gives MRTLFRTQCAALALLAISSVTTQAAETLNVVTFGGAFEAAAKKAWMDPFTQSTGTQFSLESYDGGLAKLSAMEQAKNTTWDLIDLETNDAITACDEGLLRKFDKKSLGNTSDYIPGSISDCAVASMVWSTVYAYDSSKLKSAPTTVNDFFDVQKFPGKRGLRKSPKVAMEWALIADGVDPKDVYKVLGTPAGVDRAFKKLDTIKKNIVWWESGAQAPQLLADGAVVMVQAYNGRIDDAVKKDHKPFKTVWDAQVYDFEWWGIPNGAKHADLASKFIVSQAQPKASADLAKYIAYAPPRKDAVALVDKQRLADMPTAPENFKRAVQINANFWADNADAINKRFQVWLTQ, from the coding sequence ATGCGCACTCTATTCAGAACACAATGCGCCGCACTCGCCCTACTCGCTATCTCCAGCGTCACCACGCAAGCAGCCGAAACGCTGAACGTGGTGACGTTTGGCGGCGCATTCGAAGCTGCGGCAAAGAAGGCCTGGATGGACCCGTTCACGCAGTCGACCGGCACCCAGTTTTCGCTCGAATCCTATGACGGCGGACTCGCCAAGCTTTCAGCAATGGAACAGGCGAAGAACACGACATGGGACCTGATCGACCTCGAAACCAACGACGCGATCACCGCCTGCGATGAAGGTCTGCTCAGGAAGTTCGACAAGAAGTCGCTCGGCAATACCAGTGACTATATTCCCGGTTCGATCAGCGATTGCGCGGTGGCCAGCATGGTCTGGTCGACGGTCTACGCTTACGATTCGAGCAAGCTGAAGAGCGCGCCGACCACCGTCAACGATTTCTTCGACGTGCAGAAATTCCCCGGCAAGCGCGGCCTGCGCAAATCGCCGAAGGTGGCGATGGAATGGGCGCTGATCGCCGATGGCGTCGATCCCAAGGATGTTTACAAGGTGCTCGGCACGCCCGCAGGTGTCGACCGTGCGTTCAAAAAACTCGATACCATCAAGAAGAATATCGTGTGGTGGGAGTCGGGCGCGCAAGCGCCGCAACTGCTCGCCGACGGCGCGGTAGTGATGGTGCAGGCGTACAACGGTCGCATCGACGATGCAGTGAAGAAGGACCACAAGCCCTTCAAGACCGTATGGGATGCGCAGGTCTACGACTTCGAATGGTGGGGCATTCCAAACGGCGCGAAGCATGCCGATCTGGCCTCGAAATTCATCGTGTCGCAAGCCCAGCCGAAGGCGTCAGCAGACCTGGCGAAGTACATCGCTTACGCGCCGCCGCGCAAGGACGCGGTCGCCCTCGTCGACAAACAGCGTCTCGCCGACATGCCGACCGCACCGGAAAACTTCAAACGCGCCGTGCAGATCAACGCGAACTTCTGGGCCGATAACGCCGATGCGATCAACAAGCGCTTCCAGGTGTGGCTCACGCAATAA
- a CDS encoding branched-chain amino acid ABC transporter permease: MMSPLAVQILQLAIAGLTMGCIYAIVAVGFNVVYKATGAINFAQGEWLMAGGMVASTLHNAGWPVWAACVAAPLAVAAAGWVCDRLVMPFVARGPHNNPFTLTLVTIGVGLSVRSAVMMLGKEPHGLPGLTPATLHVAGLAIDAQALWLVGIALAFIIATHAFFEYTLAGRAMRACAAEPGAAALMGVPVERTVSWAFVLAALAGGIAGVIVTPLTFVSYDSGTLFGFKGFAAAMLGGLGGLRGALLGGLLLGLLESFASGLVSSHFRDLMSFVCLLLVLFVRPNGLFGRADIVKV, translated from the coding sequence ATGATGAGTCCGCTTGCCGTCCAGATCCTGCAACTTGCCATCGCCGGTCTCACGATGGGCTGCATCTACGCCATCGTCGCGGTCGGTTTCAACGTCGTCTACAAGGCGACGGGCGCGATCAATTTCGCGCAGGGCGAGTGGCTGATGGCGGGCGGCATGGTCGCGTCGACCCTGCATAACGCCGGCTGGCCGGTGTGGGCAGCCTGCGTGGCCGCACCGCTCGCAGTCGCGGCGGCCGGCTGGGTATGCGACCGACTGGTGATGCCATTTGTCGCGCGCGGTCCACACAACAACCCGTTCACGCTGACACTCGTTACGATCGGTGTCGGCCTGAGCGTGCGCAGCGCCGTGATGATGCTCGGCAAAGAGCCGCATGGGTTGCCTGGACTTACGCCGGCCACGCTGCACGTCGCGGGCCTCGCCATCGACGCGCAGGCGCTATGGCTCGTGGGCATTGCGCTCGCATTCATCATCGCGACGCATGCGTTCTTCGAATACACGCTGGCGGGCCGTGCGATGCGAGCGTGCGCAGCCGAACCCGGCGCCGCTGCGCTGATGGGCGTGCCGGTCGAGCGCACGGTGTCGTGGGCGTTCGTGCTTGCGGCGCTAGCCGGTGGCATTGCCGGCGTGATCGTCACACCGCTGACGTTCGTGTCGTACGACTCCGGCACGCTGTTCGGCTTCAAGGGATTTGCCGCTGCGATGCTCGGCGGGCTCGGCGGTCTGCGTGGTGCGTTGCTCGGCGGCTTGCTGCTCGGTCTGCTTGAATCGTTTGCGAGTGGCCTCGTCTCGTCGCACTTTCGCGACCTCATGTCGTTCGTCTGTCTGCTGCTCGTGCTGTTCGTCCGCCCCAACGGGCTGTTCGGACGCGCGGATATCGTAAAGGTCTGA
- a CDS encoding ferritin-like domain-containing protein: MSTATPFTILDTPVSQFPLDLGVRNPKIRELFHLSTAKQWDPRTDIDWSGCDPSVYTEEQRYAGRLSWSRRAWTEYAAISESPALQLRFCHEKRAPDMRLYFSIRSQEEARHAEACFRMAERLGGYIPAPKPKAQQSVATHGVRRMALDQSMPLEAIIAALVCTSEEIAFDVFRHLADITRDPAARRIHQMITRDEVRHCAFGWRFLDAQMPLLSSAEVKAVEEAVVTMIEKVELNGYHVTWLSPDSEDAREEIAMDRTAWEAGLGATVEELEKPIFIASVASIRDRMQPWGINLPAFYHPKLGTF, from the coding sequence ATGTCCACCGCCACGCCGTTCACGATTCTGGATACACCTGTCAGCCAGTTTCCGCTCGACCTCGGAGTGCGGAATCCGAAGATCCGCGAGCTGTTTCATCTGTCGACCGCGAAGCAATGGGACCCGCGCACCGACATCGACTGGAGCGGGTGCGATCCGTCGGTCTACACGGAGGAGCAGCGTTATGCGGGACGTCTGAGCTGGAGCCGTCGCGCATGGACCGAATATGCGGCGATTTCCGAAAGTCCGGCATTGCAGCTGCGTTTCTGCCACGAGAAGCGTGCGCCGGATATGCGTCTGTACTTTTCGATCCGCTCGCAGGAAGAGGCGCGTCACGCAGAAGCGTGCTTTCGCATGGCGGAGCGTCTGGGCGGCTATATTCCGGCGCCCAAGCCCAAGGCGCAGCAATCGGTTGCGACACACGGCGTGCGACGCATGGCGCTCGACCAGTCGATGCCGCTTGAAGCGATCATCGCTGCGCTGGTCTGCACGTCCGAGGAAATTGCGTTCGACGTGTTCCGTCATCTCGCCGACATCACCCGCGATCCGGCCGCGCGCCGCATTCACCAGATGATCACGCGCGACGAAGTCCGCCATTGCGCATTTGGCTGGCGTTTTCTCGATGCGCAGATGCCGCTGCTGTCGAGCGCCGAGGTGAAAGCGGTGGAGGAAGCCGTCGTCACGATGATCGAGAAGGTCGAGCTGAACGGCTATCACGTGACGTGGCTGTCGCCCGACAGCGAGGACGCCCGCGAAGAGATCGCGATGGATCGCACAGCGTGGGAAGCGGGCCTCGGCGCTACTGTCGAAGAACTCGAAAAGCCGATTTTCATCGCGTCCGTCGCGTCGATTCGCGACCGCATGCAACCTTGGGGCATTAACCTGCCCGCGTTTTATCACCCGAAGCTTGGCACGTTTTGA
- a CDS encoding ABC transporter ATP-binding protein — MLEIRELRAGYGANLALHDVSLTVGQGRIACLIGSNGAGKSTTLRTVCGIVRARGGSVSLAGTRIDPFAPAKIVKAGLALVPEGRRVFGPLSVDENLQMGAYLSLRERKRQHYDERLAFVQRLFPRLLERSRQLAGTLSGGEQQMLAIGRALMSGPRVLLLDEPSMGLAPLVVRDIFATLASLRDDGMTILIAEQNARAGLSIADDAYVITEGRITRSGTAAQIMQDRTLADAYLGTQQAGSTARRRRTARDASGNPADDGAPVVHAS; from the coding sequence ATGCTTGAAATCCGCGAACTGCGCGCTGGCTATGGCGCAAATCTGGCGCTGCATGACGTGTCGCTGACGGTCGGACAGGGCCGTATTGCGTGTCTGATCGGTTCGAACGGCGCAGGCAAGAGCACGACGCTGCGTACGGTGTGCGGGATCGTGCGCGCACGTGGCGGCAGCGTCTCGCTCGCGGGAACGCGCATCGACCCATTCGCGCCGGCAAAGATCGTCAAGGCCGGGCTCGCGCTCGTGCCGGAAGGCCGACGCGTGTTCGGCCCGCTCTCCGTCGACGAAAATCTGCAGATGGGCGCTTACCTCTCGTTGCGGGAACGCAAACGGCAGCACTACGACGAACGGCTCGCGTTCGTGCAGCGGCTCTTTCCACGTCTGCTCGAACGCAGCAGGCAGCTGGCTGGCACGCTCTCGGGCGGCGAGCAGCAAATGCTCGCGATTGGCCGCGCGCTGATGAGCGGCCCACGCGTGCTGCTGCTCGATGAACCGTCGATGGGCCTTGCGCCGCTCGTCGTACGCGACATCTTCGCGACGCTGGCGAGTTTGCGCGACGACGGTATGACCATCCTGATCGCTGAACAGAACGCGCGTGCTGGTCTGTCGATCGCCGATGACGCCTACGTGATTACCGAAGGCCGCATCACGCGTTCGGGAACCGCTGCGCAGATCATGCAGGACCGCACGCTCGCCGATGCGTATCTCGGCACGCAGCAAGCGGGCAGCACCGCGCGCCGCCGCCGCACGGCGCGAGATGCAAGCGGCAACCCTGCGGACGATGGCGCGCCCGTCGTCCACGCTTCTTAA